In Candidatus Margulisiibacteriota bacterium, the genomic window GCATACAGCAAGGCAAAAAGCGCCCAGCAAAAAAAACAGATCGCCGACAAAATGCTCCAGTACAAAGCCCGGCTGAAAAATCTCCAAAACCCACCGCCGCCGCCAACGCCGCCGGCCCTCCCCGAGTATATCAACACTTACTCGGCGACCAGGGAAACATTGTCAACAACGGAAGCAAAGATCCTTGAGGTTCCCCCCCCCACCGGCTTTAACGCTACGCAAACGCCAGAGCCAGTCAAGAAAAAAATTATCCTCCCCCAGGTTGGACTGGTCGCCTCCACCCTGTATCTTGGCGGCGAGTACCTCCTCCTGCCCAGCTCCGATTTTGACCTGATGGTCAATATTGGTTTTGGTTTCGGGAGCGGCTACTCATTGACCACCGTTGGGTTGGGAACCCTCTTTAATACCGGGGCAGATACCTTTATTGAAACCTCGCTCGTCATGGCAAACTATTCTCAAAAAGTCATCAACATTCCCGGGCTTCAGGGCGCGGCGGAAGGAAGCATGATCGGGGTGGGACTTTACGGCGGAGAAACAATCGGCAACTGGCGGATCAAAGTAGGCTATTCAACCGTGACCGGAATTTGTTTGACAGCCGCTTATCTTTTCTAGCCCGGAGGCCAGAAGAGGGCTCGTCCTCCTAGCAGGTGGAAATGAACGTGATCAACCGCCTGCCCGGCGGCGCGGCCATGGTTAACGACCATCCTATAACCGGAACTGGCAATATTTTTTTCCTTAGCAAGGCCTTCCGCGATCTTATAAATATGAGCGACAACAGCCTGATCAGCCAACTCCTCAACAAACCTGGCATGCTCTTTGGTCACCAGCAAGATGTGGACAGGGGCTTGAGGCGCAATGTCGTTGAAAGCAATTATCTTTTCATCC contains:
- a CDS encoding histidine triad nucleotide-binding protein, yielding MCLFCKIIDKEIPAGIVYEDEKIIAFNDIAPQAPVHILLVTKEHARFVEELADQAVVAHIYKIAEGLAKEKNIASSGYRMVVNHGRAAGQAVDHVHFHLLGGRALFWPPG